One genomic region from Drosophila busckii strain San Diego stock center, stock number 13000-0081.31 chromosome 3R, ASM1175060v1, whole genome shotgun sequence encodes:
- the LOC108603357 gene encoding protein lava lamp isoform X8 codes for MSETKALLTALLCDIYGKQQQQLRQMRRCQQQTVNGKQLQPRRKKQRKKTKLNNMAKSLAGNRPALKTLDEQQLMDVSAIMRVQIIMMSKMLEKVLISRDRLRRQQEVLCEFVTAILVVETNDAQPKMRFSLTPPPPKASLASSNTSTTHTHTNNSNNNNNHSLSKSLGRNRNNNNMLGNSSNSAVAPTSPSNAAADEEAASDYNQWLHAMKLVARLPGGTPPEFRRKLWLSLADKYLKSKHIDWTVQREKCFSEQWREDDEELGIQIVKDLHRTGSNLCTGPAGSINQAKLKRILLGYARYNPEVGYCQGFNMLGALILQVMDKEEEESMKVMIYLVEGVLPTGYFYGSMGGLQADMGVFRELMQTKLPRLAKHLQRLQGPMENAYEPPLTNVFTMQWFLTMFCTCLPMSCVLRVWDLVLIEGSDVLLRTALVLWSLLEERVLNAPSADEFYGKMGSFSNELLNGHLIDSNGLIERVVQLGPIADIKQLRDKHLYNIAPLRHKQGLQLYFDDEDTHSDDESRLAVATVWGLNWGRRGSIGLGAVAATTGKPQAEQKDRLALDISLLKKQYDRLRERQKQAHVILTTACSTATATAARQASSSNAVSVNQLLLGRPAIITNKGKRVTAPMGAIPPARKPSLPTVLHSKPSNAAERQLRRGETLHWRDMDVGRQRRDSLSWKEIKADRASVLREGIEVKSQKLRTRLGKSDSSSYSEDSDGDEQQADAKGNGGSSSDTSLCDDDDPKSLEPSPKRKAKLARKLKEQPRESSVERRRPKSWAPGTHEIPFMLMGTDSGDEKEPTSEKAEDSATECDRFALDWNKPDSLLKPLHVDTSVRVPGITSTSQLSPLPDIAKYLSTTTISPLPTPQPVYVVSVLEAINPLGSGDSVPANVGDSGVTNQYFERVNSVERPTRLELSYSLSEEQTDLETLPKVEAEAVVELPQPRDDYIPGENKDDYKELLNMTIDPKPLVSSIEPKLINASRKRRDPRRKTLTRSSTIEIEERFQALERRLSQEQSDKLERTKYIPSTATLEERYNTLEKQLSAEKQKLNDAECAENVERIPTTADLELRFDALAKQASSSNSNAKTPVELKAAVSTPGYSSTKDGADNAATKQLPKADKTQTDTNAPANLNKEKDAASKDELEERYNTLEKQLSTEKQKLNDAECSESVKRIPTTSNLELRFDGLAKQASAGNGNAKTPMELNAATTTPSSSSTNDGAGNAAAKQLPKADKTQTDSNAPANLNEEKDAASKEESKDATQPRLKKLPSTAELEDRFNALERKMSIQKSSPAKTKKEPPDEEQKKKKDLPEQVEKKDRESMVKSNLESPEPKEKEAATKVENIKDADQAEKSGKNRSNSEKEEEEVTNKVEKKSASEKKIVTEAEVKEENSTKEKNSEASKPGSKQEQVEALKSNEKSKLKAAEEQEKTKKSIEETKRKAEKEELQKKPADNAKLKEEKPTEAKEDELEKVKRKTPPSTAELEKRFDALEKQLSSNKLDMKKETTKTKENTTEPAKESNVEEPTKKSKEAMKTFDDKVKSLSVSLKNEAQETGQSVKKDLDGEKPQQTVEQPSKELNKRRASEPPSMDDLDKRYETFKRRMSSKNQFTSQTETVNEALERIEQEVMAELTVDAEEQEPETLIKKPPPSTADLESRYEALQGKRDQPKRVDVAIEAHIPEPPPPPPVQKQQPTAPQQRALIEELQSKIQGQSGEENLKPSEINPQRKRMLQKQQQQEMLPPRRPATRGDETSEAPANTAYYRTGNYEQQQQQRMVRRFSDLPSRADLENRLQYLEKKLYKKFYKQRCASDSEVASRAVSYEEKPSTSRQAETQLEQRVQALEKQLSDNSLKLLEAIREQAAATAAAAAAPPPTDNEASHSPETDASKQLVRYTHNVGELEESDQPINISINIKMLLNKESELKRQPTADSTEDLRRRLEQLEHQLLEERARNVSEVTVESEPEPEPEPALEPEPGLAPEPEPEPEPEPEPAPEPEVDIESEANQKQEKDNHNQSVKSDELEQVEEQPLPSKPETVKETKTLENEERQKELPAEETQQQPKEAEVEVVQAPATDCCPEEEISAARTTAQTCSNPEEQTINANELPAVDANNKTVVLLMDNEPKALKVRRLTRANTEELEDLFQALEKQLNDRQLVKSKDGKLVHVDKQPTAEQVQQAQAISDLTKEITDFTSAQVEEKVPTEEKEADYDWGSNPVKHHLKRKTVYLPSTKELEARFRSLERQIKLLEDVEQIDVEQRLVEIERKIKLQYSLSHEKDLNKYLELCEGKGLDDEPPVEEAAVTTPARSRSQSPALKRASSPAPARKATTKSPHVSPARKSNVSSKSPYTSPHTSPARKANKHTGDLDELEYKYRVLDLVRSKSKEQLAQRKADPNKKQPIHPLEMLLDPSPDDSLIPTTGELEHRIRLLDEKLKSPVRHKSRSRSPTIDDIKRQKMRDEQQPKTPVHKLERLVYPEDKPEPPTAAELDERIRALEQEKKFDFKTQKDYKEFNQKLKHVISPSLSYEEFKAAKSREQSPRRAAKYQRPISPKVLRFSDEQEAHEDYEQLDHYGELRRAKARQGHSSERMTLADQTHRSYSHSASSSEKLDELGSRLMRETSPITRTGTHTGVPLRTGDNINERLSSIKNSIKSIDSLCEEKPYQKEKCQRYIDSLFSDSLHFSSKKSSAEDLTHSRSESRGRGRVSDYTPAIRIGSEHRSLGSAESLRTGSPLRASSPPHHRSHRDISRELSPRRRRDEEQLEERESSR; via the exons ACGATGCACAGCCTAAAATGCGCTTTAGTCTCACACCACCGCCACCGAAAGCCAGCCTAGCCAGCAGCAATACTAGcaccacccacacccacactaacaacagcaacaacaacaataaccacaGCTTGAGCAAAAGCCTTGGCCGCaatcgcaacaacaacaatatgctgggcaacagcagcaattcgGCTGTTGCACCCACCAGTCCaagcaatgctgctgctgatgaagaGGCTGCCTCGGACTACAATCAGTGGTTGCATGCTATGAAATTGGTGGCACGCTTGCCAGGGGGCACACCGCCCGAATTTCGACGCAAG ctctGGCTTTCTCTGGCTGACAAGTATCTCAAGTCCAAGCATATCGACTGGACGGTGCAGCGCGAGAAATGTTTCAGCGAGCAATGGCGTGAGGATGATGAGGAGCTGGGCATACAAATAGTCAAG GATCTGCATCGCACTGGCTCCAACTTGTGCACAGGTCCAGCGGGCTCTATTAATCAGGCCAAGCTCAAACGCATATTGCTGGGCTATGCACGCTACAATCCCGAGGTGGGCTATTGTCAG GGCTTCAACATGCTGGGCGCCTTAATATTGCAGGTCATGGATAAGGAGGAGGAGGAGTCCATGAAGGTTATGATCTATTTGGTGGAAGGAGTGTTGCCCACAGGCTACTTCTATGGCTCGATGGGCGGTCTGCAGGCCGATATGGGCGTGTTTCGTGAGCTTATGCAAACGAAACTGCCGCGTTTGGCAAAACATCTGCAGCGACTGCAAGGACCCATGGAGAATGCCTATGAGCCGCCGCTAACCAATGTGTTCACCATGCAATGGTTCCTCACCATGTTCTGCACCTGCCTGCCCATGTCCTGTGTGCTGCGTGTCTGGGATTTGGTGCTAATCGAGGGCAGCGATGTTCTCTTGCGCACTGCGCTGGTTCTCTGGAGCCTGCTAGAAGA ACGTGTGCTAAATGCACCCAGCGCCGATGAGTTCTACGGCAAGATGGGTTCCTTTTCCAACGAGCTGCTCAACGGGCACTTGATTGACTCCAATGGTCTGATCGAAAGGGTGGTGCAGCTAGGACCCATAGCGGACATAAAGCAGCTGCGGGACAAGCATCTCTACAACATTGCGCCCTTGCGACATAAACAGGGCTTGCA ATTGTACTTTGATGATGAGGATACGCATTCAGATGACGAGTCCCGCTTGGCAGTGGCGACAGTTTGGGGCTTAAACTGGGGCAGACGTGGCTCGATAGGCTTGGGTGCGGTAGCTGCTACAACAGGCAAACCGCAAGCAGAGCAGAAAGATCGATTGGCTTTGGATATATCACTGCTCAAGAAGCAGTACGATCGACTGCGGGAACGTCAAAAGCAGGCGCATGTTATCCTCACGACCGCCTGCTCTACGGCCACAGCGACTGCAGCACGTCAAGCGTCCTCCAGCAATGCAGTGTCTGTGAATCAACTGCTCCTGGGCCGTCCAGCCATAATAACCAACAAAGGCAAGCGTGTCACTGCCCCCATGGGCGCCATACCGCCTGCACGGAAACCTTCGCTGCCGACAGTGTTGCATAGCAAGCCTTCGAATGCGGCGGAGCGGCAGCTTCGACGCGGTGAAACGCTGCACTGGCGTGACATGGATGTGGGACGACAACGACGCGATAGTCTGAGCTGGAAGGAGATTAAGGCGGACCGCGCATCCGTCTTGCGTGAAGGCATTGAGGTCAAGTCGCAGAAGCTGCGAACGCGTTTGGGCAAAAGCGACAGCTCCTCGTACAGTGAGGATAGCGATGGTGATGAGCAGCAGGCAGACGCTAAGGGCAATGGCGGCTCTAGCTCAGACACGAGTCtatgtgatgatgatgatccCAAGTCGTTGGAGCCGAGTCCCAAGCGCAAAGCCAAGCTGGCGCGAAAGCTCAAAGAACAGCCGCGTGAGTCGAGCGTAGAGCGCAGAAGACCCAAATCATGGGCGCCGGGCACACATGAAATACCCTTTATGCTCATGGGCACGGACAGCGGCGATGAAAAGGAGCCAACGAGCGAAAAGGCCGAAGATAGCGCCACCGAATGTGATCGCTTTGCTCTTGATTGGAACAAGCCTGATAGTTTGCTCAAGCCGCTGCATGTCGACACCAGTGTACGTGTACCAGGCATTACCAGCACCAGTCAGCTATCCCCCTTGCCGGACATAGCCAAATATCTGAGCACCACAACCATTAGTCCATTGCCCACACCACAGCCTGTCTATGTGGTCAGTGTCTTGGAGGCCATCAATCCGCTGGGCAGTGGAGATAGCGTGCCGGCTAACGTTGGCGATTCTGGCGTTACCAATCAGTATTTTGAGCGCGTCAACAGCGTGGAGCGTCCAACTAGACTCGAGCTGAGCTACTCCTTAAGCGAAGAGCAGACAGACCTGGAGACGCTGCCTAaagttgaagctgaagctgttgTCGAGTTGCCGCAGCCTCGAGATGATTACATACCTGGTGAAAATAAGGATGACTACAAGGAGCTGCTGAACATGACGATAGATCCCAAGCCTTTGGTATCTTCAATAGAACCAAAATTAATCAATGCCAGTCGCAAACGCCGCGACCCAAGACGTAAAACATTGACACGATCTTCAACCATAGAAATAGAGGAACGTTTTCAAGCCTTAGAAAGAAGACTAAGTCAGGAGCAAAGTGATAAACTGGAACGCACAAAGTATATACCAAGTACTGCAACGCTCGAGGAGCGTTATAATACTTTAGAGAAACAGTTGAgtgcagaaaaacaaaaattaaatgatgcCGAGTGTGCGGAGAATGTGGAACGCATACCCACGACAGCGGACTTGGAGTTGCGTTTTGATGCATTAGCCAAACAAGCGAGTtctagcaacagcaatgccaaGACGCCTGTGGAGCTGAAGGCAGCAGTTTCAACACCGGGTTACAGCAGCACCAAAGATGGTGCCGATAATGCTGCCACAAAGCAACTTCCGAAAGCCGACAAAACTCAAACTGACACTAATGCACCTGCCAAtctaaataaagaaaaagatGCAGCCTCTAAAGATGAACTCGAGGAGCGTTATAATACTTTAGAGAAACAGTTGAgcacagaaaaacaaaaattaaatgatgcCGAGTGCTCAGAGAGTGTGAAACGCATCCCCACGACATCGAATTTGGAGTTGCGTTTTGATGGCTTAGCCAAACAGGCGAGTGCTGGCAACGGCAATGCAAAGACTCCTATGGAACTAAacgcagcaaccacaacaccAAGTTCCAGCAGCACCAATGATGGAGCCGGTAATGCTGCCGCAAAGCAACTTCCGAAAGCCGACAAAACTCAAACTGACTCTAATGCACCTGCGAATCTAAACGAAGAAAAAGATGCAGCCTCTAAAGAGGAAAGCAAGGATGCGACTCAGCCGCGACTTAAGAAACTGCCATCAACTGCAGAGCTAGAAGATCGTTTTAATGCACTGGAACGCAAGATGAGCATACAAAAAAGTAGTCCAGCTAAAACCAAAAAGGAACCTCCTGACGAAgagcaaaaaaagaagaaagatCTGCCGGAGCAAGTTGAGAAAAAAGATAGAGAATCAATGGTAAAATCAAATCTTGAATCGCCAGAGCCAAAAGAGAAAGAGGCAGCAACTAAGGTAGAAAATATCAAGGACGCTGACCAGGCGGAAAAAAGCGGTAAGAATAGGAGTAACTctgaaaaagaagaagaagaagttaCAAATAAAGTAGAAAAGAAAAGTGcgtcagaaaaaaaaattgtaactgAAGCAGAGGTGAAGGAAGAGAATTCAACGAAAGAGAAAAACTCAGAAGCCAGCAAGCCAGGGTCTAAGCAAGAGCAAGTAGAGGCTTTAAAGTCTAATGAGAAATCTAAGCTTAAAGCAGCAGAAGAGCAGGAGAAGACAAAAAAGTCCATTGAGgaaacaaagcgcaaagctGAAAAAGAAGAACTTCAGAAAAAGCCTGCTGACAATGCAAAGCTTAAAGAAGAAAAACCAACTGAAGCGAAGGAAGATGAGTTGGAGAAAGTCAAGCGCAAAACACCACCTTCCACAGCAGAGTTAGAGAAACGTTTCGATGCCCTAGAGAAACagttaagcagcaacaaattggacatgaaaaaagaaaccacaaagacaaaagaaaacacaacTGAACCTGCTAAAGAATCTAATGTCGAAGAGCccacaaaaaaatcaaaagaagcAATGAAAACATTTGACGACAAAGTAAAAAGTCTAAGTGTAAGTTTAAAGAATGAAGCCCAAGAGACAGGTCAATCAGTCAAGAAAGATTTGGATGGTGAAAAGCCACAGCAAACTGTCGAGCAGCCGTCCAAGGAGTTAAACAAGCGACGTGCCTCTGAACCGCCTTCTATGGATGATTTAGATAAACGCTATGAAACTTTTAAACGACGTATGAGCagtaaaaatcaatttactaGTCAAACTGAAACTGTCAACGAAGCCCTAGAGCGTATCGAACAGGAGGTAATGGCAGAGTTAACAGTTGACGCTGAGGAGCAAGAGCCGGAAACATTGATTAAAAAGCCACCACCCAGCACCGCTGATCTGGAGAGTCGCTACGAAGCGCTTCAAGGTAAGCGTGACCAGCCCAAGCGTGTAGATGTTGCCATAGAAGCGCATATACCAGAGCCACCGCCTCCACCACCTgtacaaaagcagcagcccacAGCTCCACAGCAACGCGCATTAATTGAagagctgcaaagcaaaatacaagGACAATCAGGCGAAGAAAACCTTAAGCCCAGCGAGATTAATCCACAACGCAAGCGTAtgctgcaaaagcaacaacaacaagaaatgtTACCGCCACGGCGACCCGCAACTAGAGGCGATGAGACCTCGGAAGCACCTGCAAACACCGCTTACTACAGAACGGGAAATtacgaacagcagcagcaacagcgcatgGTTCGTCGTTTCTCGGATCTGCCATCGCGAGCCGATCTGGAAAATCGTTTACAATACTTGGAAAAGAAATTGTACAAGAAATTCTACAAGCAGCGCTGTGCAAGTGATTCCGAAGTTGCATCAAGAGCGGTCAGCTATGAAGAGAAACCCAGCACCTCACGTCAGGCCGAgacgcagctggagcagcgtgTCCAAGCGCTAGAGAAGCAGCTGAGCGATAACAGTCTAAAGCTGCTAGAGGCTATCAGagaacaggcagcagcaacagcagcagcagcagcagcaccgccGCCGACGGACAATGAGGCCAGCCACTCACCCGAAACTGATGCGAGCAAGCAGCTCGTGCGCTATACACACAATGTGGGCGAGCTGGAGGAGTCGGACCAGCCCATTAACATCAGCATTAATatcaaaatgctgctgaatAAGGAAAGTGAGTTGAAGCGCCAGCCAACAGCAGACAGCACAGAAGATTTAAGAAGGCGCTTAGAGCAGCTGGAGCACCAACTGCTGGAGGAACGTGCGCGCAATGTCAGTGAGGTAACAGTAGAGTCTGAACCTGAGCCAGAACCAGAGCCTGCACTTGAGCCTGAACCTGGGCTTGCACCTGAGCCTGAACCTGAACCTGAGCCTGAACCTGAGCCTGCACCTGAACCTGAGGTTGATATAGAAAGCGAAGCTAATCAAAAGCAAGAGAAAGATAATCATAATCAAAGCGTCAAGTCGGATGAACTGGAACAGGTGGAAGAGCAGCCTCTGCCCAGCAAGCCCGAAACTGTGAAAGAAACCAAGACACTTGAGAATGAAGAGCGTCAAAAGGAGCTTCCTGCAGAGGAgactcagcagcagccaaaggaaGCTGAGGTAGAAGTGGTGCAAGCCCCTGCAACTGACTGCTGTCCAGAAGAAGAAATatcagcagcaagaacaactgCCCAGACCTGCTCCAACCCAGAAGAACAAACTATCAATGCCAATGAGCTACCAGCTGTGGatgctaataataaaactgtGGTGCTACTAATGGATAACGAACCCAAAGCCTTGAAAGTTCGACGGCTTACCAGAGCCAATACAGAGGAGCTCGAGGATCTCTTTCAGGCACTTGAAAAGCAGCTCAATGATCGTCAACTGGTGAAGTCTAAGGATGGCAAGCTTGTGCATGTGGATAAGCAACCCACAGCGGAGCAAGTGCAACAAGCTCAAGCCATAAGCGATTTGACCAAAGAAATTACCGATTTTACCAGTGCTCAAGTTGAAGAAAAAGTTCCAACTGAGGAAAAAGAGGCTGACTATGACTGGGGCTCCAATCCAGTGAAGCATCATTTGAAACGCAAAACAGTTTATTTGCCCTCCACCAAAGAGCTGGAAGCGCGCTTTCGTTCGCTTGAGCGTCAAATTAAGCTGCTGGAGGATGTTGAGCAAATTGATGTGGAGCAGCGTTTAGTCGAAATTGAACGtaaaattaagctgcaataCTCACTGTCGCATGAAAAAGAtctcaacaaatatttggaGCTGTGCGAGGGCAAGGGCCTGGATGACGAGCCGCCTGTGGAGGAGGCAGCAGTCACCACGCCAGCACGGTCACGCTCACAAAGCCCTGCGCTGAAACGTGCAAGCTCTCCAGCACCTGCACGCAAAGCAACCACCAAGTCGCCGCATGTATCTCCCGCACGCAAAAGCAATGTATCCTCCAAATCTCCTTATACTTCTCCGCATACTTCGCCCGCACGCAAAGCCAACAAGCACACAGGTGATTTGGATGAATTGGAGTACAAGTATCGCGTGCTTGACTTGGTGCGTTCGAAATCCAAGGAGCAGCTGGCGCAACGCAAAGCAGATCCTAACAAAAAGCAGCCCATACATCCGCTAGAGATGTTGCTGGATCCCAGTCCAGACGACAGCCTTATACCCACCACAGGTGAACTCGAACATCGCATACGCCTGCTGGACGAGAAGCTCAAGTCACCTGTGCGCCACAAGTCGCGCTCGCGCTCGCCGACCATCGATGACATCAAACGGCAGAAGATGCGCGATGAGCAGCAACCCAAGACGCCAGTGCATAAGCTGGAACGCTTGGTCTATCCGGAGGACAAGCCAGAGCCGCCCACGGCCGCTGAACTGGATGAGCGCATACGTGCGCTGGAGCAGGAGAAAAAGTTTGACTTTAAGACACAGAAAGACTACAAAGAGTTCAATCAAAAGCTGAAGCATGTCATATCTCCCTCGCTGTCCTATGAAGAGTTCAAGGCAGCCAAGTCCCGGGAGCAGAGTCCACGGCGAGCAGCCAAGTATCAACGGCCCATTAGTCCTAAAGTCCTGCGCTTTAGCGATGAGCAGGAAGCGCATGAGGATTATGAGCAGCTGGATCACTATGGCGAACTGCGGCGAGCCAAAGCGCGTCAGGGCCACTCCAGCGAACGCATG ACTCTTGCAGATCAAACGCATCGTAGCTACAGTcacagcgccagcagctccgAGAAACTTGACGAGCTAGGAAGTCGCCTAATGCGG GAAACCTCACCCATAACACGGACGGGCACACATACGGGGGTTCCGCTGCGTACAGGAGACAATATCAACGAGCGGCTCAGCTCCATTAAGAACAGCATCAAATCCATCGACAGCCTCTGCGAGGAGAAGCCTTATCAAAAGGAGAAATGCCAACGCTATATTGACTCGTTGTTCTCCGACTCGCTGCACTTTAGCAGCAAGAAGAGTTCGGCTGAGGATCTCACCCACAGTCGCAGCGAGAGCCGTGGACGTGGGCGTGTCAGCGACTATACGCCTGCCATACGGATTGGCTCGGAGCATCGCTCGTTGGGCTCGGCGGAGTCGTTGCGCACGGGCAGTCCTTTACGGGCGTCAAGTCCACCGCATCATCGCTCGCATAGGGATATCAGCAGAGAGTTGTCGCCGCGTCGACGGCGGGATGaggagcagctggaggagcGCGAGAGCAGTAGG TAG